attctgtccctgtccaaactctcaattcctttcagtattttatacgtgtCTCCGGGACTCCAGGACTAATCTTGCTGCAAATCTGTGCACTgactctaattttttgacgtacttgaccaggtgttggttctatactggttctgcatacgccaatatgggcctgacgtacagtctacagtgtcgtgaatgtctccttacttagatgtcgaaacgctgttcttaaGCTTGCCAGGCGCCTATTTGCTGCAACAATTATTTgcttgatgtgcacttcagatgAGGTGTTAGGTATGATCCCCACCCCAAGatgcttttccttgagtgaatgtTGCAGCTTTTGACTCCCGAGCATGTACTCCATTTGTGGTCTTCTTTTCCTTTTCACAcgcttcatgattttgcatttggtagggttatACTTCAGGAGCCAGTTGTCGCACGATgattgcaacctgtccagatccctttatggtcttacctggtcctcgtccacttgaattctccgcatttgCGAAGAATTCacgtcgtctgcgaacagggacacctctgaatctatcccttccatcatgtcattgacatatcccagacacaacacacctcatcacgtaccatcaaTCGTTGTTtctttcctgacaggtattctcttatccactgCAGTGTCtttcccgttattcctgcctgcatctatagcttttgtaccagtctcttgtgaggaactgtgtcaagagCCTTCTTACACTCCAAGAAAATGTAGTCTACCCACCCCCCTCTTCTGTGTGACCCTCCTATTCGAAGGGTCATCTGTGTAGTGATGTCTTTGCTCCTCTAACAAGACAGCTGTTGACTGAATCATGGCGAATGTGTTCCATGTTTTGGGAAACGATACCTTAGTAGGAGAAGGATAGCGttaaacaaataaataacaaggctgagaaaataattatttctaTGTCACATGTGGTCGTTATGActcaataaaaaaaattctcaataaaatagctgaagaaatgcttaagatttatttacaataaaaaaataaaacctTCGAGGAATCCATTAATGATTAATGAAGAATACAAATCAGAATGTCTAAGATAAACTAAAATTTGGAGTATAATGACATTGATAAAATCACAGGCACaggcgcacacgcacacacacacactcacacacacacacacacacaaacacacacacacacacacacacacacacacacacacacacacacacacacacacacacacacacacacacacacacacacacacacacacacacatatatatatatatatatatatatatatatatatatatatatatatatatatatgtatatatatatatatcaaaataattAGAGCTATTATATAGAAAAGTAAATTATTTTTATCAATATAAATAATATGAAGACTGAAAAAAAGCATTATTTGTGGGAAGCTTTGAGAATATATTTTGCTTATGTTGCATCAGCAGTGTGAAGTATAACTCGTACATCCTTGTATCTTAACTTGGGATTATTAATTAATGGCCTAGGATTGTCCTTAATTTATATTAAATTCTTATGTAAATACTTCTAAAACAAGGGGTGAGATATCAGTTTGGTTAAAAATGGCATCTATGTTCATTGATATCTTCATTTTCAATTCAATCTTCTCATTAGCAAAAATTATTCTTTGGTTATTTGTTTAAATCTTTGAATATTTATATGTTGTAATGCACAGGTGACGCAGTACTGGGAACCTAGTGTCCAAAACTGTGTCCTAGCCTCTAGCCATATCCGCGGCCGTAGCCTCCAAATCCGAAGCCGTGACCACCGAAACCGTGGCCTCCAAAGCCGTGGCCACCAAAGCCGTGGCCACCGAAACCGTGACCTCCAAAGCCGTGGCCACCAAAGCCATGGCCTCCATGGCCTCCATAACCGTAGCTACCGTAAAACCTGGGGGCCACATATGATGCGCCGCCGTACGGGTGATAAGCTACAGCCGACCCGTAATAACGGTGGCCATAGCCAGGCTCGGGTTTAGCTTCGCGTTTGCCAATATGATGCCCATACCCATAACCATAGCCAGGATAGCCGTAGCCGAGACCGCCTCCGTGCCCTCCGAAGCCACCATGCCCACCGAAGCCACCATGCCCACCGAAACCACCGTACACACCAAAGCCACCGTGCCCACCGAAGCCACCATGCCCACCGAAGCCACCATGCCCACCATAGCCACCATGCCCACCAAAGCCACCATTCCCAAAGCCGCCGCCTCCGTGACCTCTGAATATATGGATGGCAGGCCCATAGCCGTGGCTGTGGCTATGGCTGTGGCtatggctgtggctgtggctatGGCTGCCGTAACCGGGCTCAGCCTCACGcttctgctgctctgctgctacgAGAGCTGCCAACAGTACAGTGAAAACCTGGAAAGAAAATTAAGCCACTGATAAAATGTCAATTCACTATTGCCAAAACAAAGCTACTACACCAGTTATAATTTGAAATTGCAATAATGGTGCTGAAAGACATTCTACATCCTCACATGTAGTTTTAAACCAATTCCAAACGTAAATAAGAAAAAACAGGAATAAACATGAGACGATATTTCGACCCCCAACTGGAGTCCTCATCAGCGGAATGTTACATTGGTATAATATTCTGGTTATTGTTTTACAATGGTATGCAATAGGGTTATAGTTTTATATTCTTATACTGGAGTATTTTGATTATTCTATTACGTATACTGGATCATTAATTTAATTTATACACTTCTGAGCAATTCCAGGATTTACTTCTCCTTATACAGATGACGCTGATTATGGCGTCTGCTACTTACAAATATCAATAAAGCAGCACCCTGTAGGTgaataaaatatttaaataataataatcactgtaaGAAGCATAAAACCAGTCACATATGCTGTAGGTGATGCTTATTAATTTTATATTGGAAGACAACAAATTATGAAATTAGATATTATACTCTAAATCTTGAttatataaagaaaaattgtGTGCAGTTTAATACAACAGGTTTATCTGACGCAGTTTGGTGTTGAAGACTAGGTAGCTGACTAGACTAGGTCGCTGACTAGACTAGGTCGCTGACTAGACTAGGTAGCTGACTAGACTAGGTCGCTGACTAGACTAGGTCGCTGACTAGACTAGGTTGCTGACTAGACTAGGTCGCTGACTAGACTAGGTCGCTGACTAGACTAGGTCAGCTCCTACATCTAGGTTTACCTCTTCCCTCTGAACTCTAGAGTCTAGACTATCCCGCTCCAATTAAGCTTTCCTACCCGCTAGGTTCCCTCAGCTAccactggaggttacctggagattattccggggatcaacgcccccgcggcccggtccgtgaccaggcctcccggtggaccagggcatgatcaaccaggctgttactgctggccgcacgcagtccagcgtacgagccacagcccggctgatccgccactgactttaggtatctgtccagctctgtcCTGAAGGCCACCCGCTAAGCTACCCGCGCTACTTTACAGTAATAATGTATGAAACCGACACGTGATCAGTAAGATACATGGGCAAGACAGTATCATCTTTATTGTTGCGATGTTTCGCTAAACAGTGGAGATAAGGATCTCGTAGTCAACAGGTCACTACAATAAATATACTCACGAGTTGCACACGACTAATTCATTCTCCGTCTTCTACCTGGCTTCCCTCCGATAAGTGCTACCTCTATTATATGAACTCTCAAAACTTCCCACGATTTATGATTTATGATAATCATAAATAAAAAATTACCGCGTACACAaaaaaattactgcatacacaaatgtttgcttgccttattcggcaagaagagcgttgctatttgagccaaaatcgcaagatttacctattcgccacgatatatatatatatatatatatatatatatatatatatatatatatatatatatatatatatatatatatatatatatattataggtagtaggttggtaaacagcaaccgcccagggaggtactaccgtcctgccaagtgagtgtaaaacggaagcctgtaattgttttacatgatggtaggattgttggtgtcttttttttctgtcgcatacacatgcaagatttcaggtacgtcttgctacttctacttacactaggtcacactacacatacatgtacaagcgaatatatacacacccctctgggttttcttctattttctttctagttcttgttcctgtttatctcctcttacctccatggggaattggaacagaattcttcctccataagccaggagcaaggggctagtaaccccttctcctgtatatattactaaatgtaaaaggagaaacttttgttttttcttttgggccaccccacctcggtgggatatggccggtgtgttgaaagaaagaatatatatatatatatatatatatatatatatatatatatataaataatatgtatatgtatgtatatacatatttatatatatatatatatatatgtatatatatgtatatatatatatatatatatatatatatatatatatatatatatatatatatatatatgtatatatatatatatatatatatatatatatatatatatatatatatatatatatatatatatatatatatatatatatatatatatatatatatatatatatatatatatatatatatatgtcgtgccgaatatgtaaaactggtcaattagcaagaactcatttaaaattaagtcctttctaaaattttctcttatacgtttacagatatatttttttcattaatgttaatgtaaaaaattttaatttttctccaaaagaatcttagaaaacttacctaaccttattataacaagaacaatttatttcagcctaacccaactaaatatattttagatttatttacaataatttaatattaaacaaacacagtgaaatatatatttttcgttaggttcagaatgatttgggcgaaattattgcatacacaaattttcgcttgtcctatatggcaagatgagcgttgctatttaagccaagatcgcaagttctgcctattcggcacgacatatatatatatatatatatatacatatatatatataaatatatatatatatatatatatatatagagagagagagagagagagagagagagtgagagtttttggtcatctgaccgaagccttccgctggcttaccggcccaccCTTTAAAAAATTATGCTCAGTTATAATCATTCTTTTTATGTGtatatgtaagtgtgtgtgtgtaattatttaTATGAATGTGTATTTGTGTTTTTATGAATAGTTTGATATACATACAAAAAGAGATGTCTtgttattcaggcttaattttacataatatattttttcttcaaaATTCCAAAGTACATTTTTCTTAAAGAAGTAAAATCGCTTTTAAAGCTATGTGCAGTTTTAAAACAGTATTTGTCAAAAGTTACATAAAAAGTTAGCTAAACGCTCGCGGAATTTATTAGTTTACGTTAAACTTCCAAGCGGGCGAGCACTCATGGGAGAAGAAAACTCACCAAGACCCTCATGGCGGCAGGTGTTGAACTGCTGGTAGCTGACGGTGGATGATGCGGGGTCTTCCACCCCTCATGGCTTTATACCGAGCCAGAGGAGCAAGGCTCGACACGCCTGCCATACGACCCTGGACCTCTGGTGACGCAGCTGACTCGCTCTGACCCTAGTTACTCGTTCAGAAGTTTACGGTCAATCAACTCTCCCGCTGCTGAAGTCTGGTCGACGTCGATTCCAACAGCAACCAGTGAACTGTTTTTATAAATTTTCCAAGTTCTCTCAGTCCCATCAACACTCGCTACACCCTCTATCCAACCAATTTCATAAACCATTTACTCTACCCGCCATATGTGAAAAGGGATGAGGCagtggagaagaggaagaggaggaatagaAGAAATAAGTGAAAAAAGAAGGAGTAGAATCAAAACAATAAATACAACCTTCTCAATCATCATCCACCGTTTTCTCCATCTGAACTTTTTATCATTCTCATTCTTCTACTAGTATATCGTTATTCTCATTTTTCTCCAACCATCTTCTTCTCTTCCGCCAACCATCTCACATGAGTCATTTCTCATAACATTTTCCAGCTTCATTAGCAGTCTATTTCATCATCATTAGCAGGAAACCTTCCATCATAATCTTCCTACAGACTAAACCTACATGCACTCTAGTACACGTGTGTAtctcttccctcttatccacttTCCCACCATTTCAACTGGCATTTTACTATTCTCAGACTTCCCTCAGATATCTCCTCTTTCCCTTGCTATTTACCTCCATGTATTCTGTGTTCATCCTTCTTTTTAAAaccctctccgtctctctctctctctctctctctctctctctctctctatttattgACAATGGTTTTACAGGATTACATTGTGAGTTTCTATCTTTATTTGCAAGCTATGCGCTGCTACCTACTTTAGTTCATTAGAAAACCTTTTTAtggttatgagacatacaaataggatgaagctggagtcatctgtgggccaagTATTTAATTTGGCTGACTTTATTTCATCGATATTATTATGCTGCACAAAAATATTCTAGACTCAGGTCATTCTTGGAATGAATAATTTTTGATgtagtgatgttcttgagaaaggACCAACCAGAGTGTAGCTGTTGTTTGCTGTCCGTCTTGTTGCGTAGGTGTCATCTCACCGACAACGAAGTGGATAAAAGAGTGGCACAgggctctgttgaaatgacagatctgtccaggccgGATTGTAACGAGAGATGAGGCGTCATGCTCTGTTTTCTGTTCTGCTAAGAAGTATTTGAGACGCAACAGCCAATCCACGAAGATGAAACATTCATTTTGTGAActtgtatatataaaaaaaatttaaatgaacaagttctgcccaagtttCTTACCCAACAGACTCcatgacatgagagatcgtccttttgatgattttatgagattcttcagaaacattgaaataactaaaatagagaagaaggaagcattcaaaatattgagaaacaaaaaatactcttttaatcaggccattccatcagaatggaaacacagtatgttggatcattgttataataaactcagaagaatttgtaatgagctcaaaaacaaactacaaagaaaattagacattttaattgaaaatagtgattggacaaagcatgctaataacaattttgtaattaacttatcagatgaaatattagataaaaatacaacggctgctctaggtttttgcctaagttttgcaacttcaaaaatacctaataatgttgaaattgcaaaagccttttgtaactatgaaaaattttctgatttatcctctgatgaaattaatattagtaagacagcagtatatagctctatgttaaaacaaaacattcccaattgtcatcaaagattctttaagtcttatgatgcacttaataataaaaaactgcgccttactaaagcacataaaataaatgcaataataattatgaaagaaaatgattgccaagaaaaaattaataataacttAGATGAtgctgaaacctattctaaacttagaaaaaatcccctagaaaccattaacagcaatttcaataaaacaatgaaacttctactgaaaggcacagatgaattaatcaaacaatttacttccactaatccatctttaccttacatgtatggactaataaaaacacacaaactagggaatccagtcagaccaattattagctccataggatcagtttcatataaattatccaaatggcttgttgacattttgagccctattgttggtaaaatttctaactttaatgttaaaaacaacatagatttagttgataaattaagctccttaactgacttaaatgattttaacatggttagttttgatgttacttccttgtttacgaaagttcctgttgatgacttattaagtttcttatctgaagaactccttaattatgatttaccattgccagttcctactatcataaacttattaaatttgcattgttgatgcaaaatttgtatttaatgataagttttgccctcagaagtttggtatggcaatgggaaatcctctttcacctgttcttagtaacctatacatggaattttttgaaacaaggctgcttaacacaatcctccctaatagagctaaatggttcagatatgttgatgatattttgtcttatgcccaagaatgtagatatacaccatttccttggtaaattaaatagcttagccaattctataaactttactgttgagtttgaagaaaataactcattgccttttctagatgttttaattattaagggtaataatgaattcaaatttaaaatttacagaaaacctacaaataactgttcctatgtccactattattcttcacatcaagatagagttaaactgtctgttttctcatcaatgtttttgagagctttacgtatttgtagcccagagttcatagatgaggaaatatccaaaatttatgaaataggtaatgatttgaaatacccaagaaacgtaattgataaatctttcaaaattgctagaaatactttttacaatccaaaaagggacaaccagccttattcaactaaaaatatgttggttctcccttaccatgaaaacttggttgatatgccttctcttcttaagacttttaatatcaaagttgtatttaaaaatcttgatagagtaaaaaaaaactgtagataaagaattccccccaaaatgctgatggatgtgtctataagattccttataaaatttgcgataaagtttattacggtcaaactggtaaaagtctcgaactaagattaaaacaacataaatatagcattagaactggacaagtttcCAGTGCTCTATTTGTTCATGTGAGAGAttataaccatccaattgattttcaaaaagttgtgaaagtgggatgtgatagtgaggtgtggtctagacctcttatatgccttcctttgatgaattacttttattgttccttgattatgtgagtagtcacgagagctcttggaacttctctattctttcacagtggttgttttgcatatatatatatatatatatatatatatatatatatatatatatatatatatatatatattatatatatatatatatatatatatatatatatatatatatatatatatatatatatatatatatatatatatatatatatatatatatatatatatatatatatatatatatatatatatatgcctgctggaagtatatatatatattcaaattaaattctttttaaatttagccctctcagttttggtaatcccacacctcctcctaacttccaaactaaacTAATgatagcgttggtaaaactatactctcataaaaATTGTGTCTGaatgttcacctcctccatactctctccctccaatctgaagtattcacctttaattttcttcttttgcacaccctaccaaattcatccaccaatctctgcaacttctcttgatTTTTAAAAACTGCCCAATGACTCGAGCAAACAACACTGcctcagcttccctatcttcatcaacatttaacaattcctcaaaatattccctccatcttcccaatacctctaactctccatttaataactctcctctcctatttttaactgacaaatccatttgttctctaggctttcttaacttgttaatctcactccaaaactttttcttattttcaacaaaatttgttgataacatctcacccactctctcatttgctctctttttacattgcttcaccactctcttaacttctctctttttctccatatactcttccctccttgcatcacttctactttgtaaaaacttctcatatgctaactttttctcccttactactctctttacatcatcattccaccaatcgctcctcttccctcctgcacccactttcctgtaaccacaaacttctgctgaacactctaacactacatttttaaacctaccccatacctcttcgaccccattgcctatgctctcattagcccatctatcctccaatagctgtttatatcttaccctaactgcctcctcttttagtttataaaccttcacctctctcttccctgatgcttctattctccttgtatcccatctaatTATCCAACACTGCCCAATGACTTTATCTTATCTATTATATTTTATCCACATGAGTTTGTCTGTGCCATCAAGATGAGTGAATGTAAGGAGCACCTGGAAATTATCCAGCAACCTTAATCCAGGAAAACAACTACCAAGCAAACTAGGCCACACAGTACACAAAAATTAGCTTCCAAACCAAGTCGTGTTCATAGATCCAGGAGTGTGAAGGCTCCAGCTGTTGAAGGAATAACATTTAACAGGACAACTGACTTGAGATGAGATTTCTTCGCTCATGGTAATGACATAAAAATTAACAATGCTGTGAAAGAAAAATAATGGTGTAAGATAAACCTGTGTTTAGGGAAGAAAGGCattgagtaaatgagagagggagacagaaacagatgaaTAGAAAGACAGATAGAtataagaagagagagagaaaaaaaaatagccCCTGTTCACcaaaagagcagagcagaaattagCAACTACAGAACAATGTTACCCCTATCAGTCAGCAGCAaaattcttgagacaataatctcaaggcaGATGACAGCGTTTTTCGATtaccactcacttctttgtgACCGTGAATATGACTTCAGAAAAGGTCTCTCTGCTGCTCATCTGCtcttaaacctctccactaaccggcaccaatcactggatgaatccaaggtgagttggacattgctggtgctttcgagcAAGTGTGGCACCAggaactcttggcaaaactgaaaGCGCTAGGAATCGCTGGCACTGCACTATGCCTCATTAGTGATTATCTCAAAATTTTCTCTAAGAGTAGTTCTGAAAAGGACAGAATCAACAAGTCACCCTACTGGTGCAGGTGTTCCACAGAAGGTGTGCTTGTTCAATTGTTTTGGAATGTCTGTTTCAGTGACCTTTTTTATTGCATACAAGAATCCCATGTATATGCAGGCGACAATACTTTGAATGATTTAGAAAGTGTTAGTACCCGGAAACGAAGTTGAAATCCTTAAGAtgaaatttgacttcaaactgactatgaagaatCACGTTGAAATTCTTGGCAACAAAGCGGCCAGGAAGCTTAAAGGAAAGATCCTGTATGAGGTaaaagtacactcacaccttgagtatgctccactttcttggaatgcctttcccctccccccgtctcatctgcgacttcttggcagaatagagaacagagcaaggcgactcatctctcgcctggacccagcctggacatATCTGTCAAATCAGCAGTGCCTTCAACACCGGAAGAATATAGGTGGCTCT
This region of Cherax quadricarinatus isolate ZL_2023a chromosome 6, ASM3850222v1, whole genome shotgun sequence genomic DNA includes:
- the LOC138852308 gene encoding acanthoscurrin-2-like, which codes for MRVLVFTVLLAALVAAEQQKREAEPGYGSHSHSHSHSHSHSHSHGYGPAIHIFRGHGGGGFGNGGFGGHGGYGGHGGFGGHGGFGGHGGFGVYGGFGGHGGFGGHGGFGGHGGGLGYGYPGYGYGYGHHIGKREAKPEPGYGHRYYGSAVAYHPYGGASYVAPRFYGSYGYGGHGGHGFGGHGFGGHGFGGHGFGGHGFGGHGFGGHGFGFGGYGRGYG